A genomic stretch from Georgenia muralis includes:
- a CDS encoding adenylate/guanylate cyclase domain-containing protein: MERIERRVVSVVFADLVGFTGLSENLDPEDVARVQEDYFARAAEVIEAHGGRTEKFIGDAVMATFGVQSATDDDAVAAVRAATGLVEAVRSLATDALGPLDLRVGVNTGEVAVSRAGSQWRVTGDVVNTAARLQVAAEPGEVLLGAETAFGVAHAYAVEPAGERVLRGRTAPVRVFRPGPPRPVPRGLAPHGLRAPTVGREEQLAGLMERLAAAGDASTGIVVSAPPGVGKSRLVEELAVRVRAAGHTVLEARLRRDGDGYGAVAALLRAALAATATPVDDPGAVVARRLEEAGFGPAHARTVATHVADLLAGRALAAEQTDLFASWSAALAALASTDAPGPQAGPAPLWVVEDAHLAGPDLRAFLAHLLGHVRGMVVLTSRPYPVIIGDPVLGLLPVLHLPPLAVAATSAMVEALVGRGTVPARYREGILAASGGNPLFVEELLRSWMLAGVLRPDEPGWRFTAGPQEPVLPTTVQAIYQAQLDRLPEGPRAVVEGGSVPGTTFPAGALGVLGIDDDATPALHRLTVVGLLHGPHDGPAGGASYTYRHALLRDTAYASLSRRRRAGLHARFARWVGEHGSRELVGVHLALALAALPATATDLDGRPVAEVAVEAADLLERAAAEHLVSSPQRAAELLGRALAVDAAAMPADRLRRTLAHAEALRRSGRLEEALRGFRDAGVLARADGARAPARADGAGADAAALVEAALGYENALFASRLPRPVWGEESLTLLRAALDALAVDPPAASDGGPAEHADAAVDPRVRVLAALGRALVYSGRREEGVAAGTQAVRLAEAGDEPRAVAEAHLALRAGQDTPADLTARLAGIRRAVEAAERTGDGELRLEAARLELVDQLEAGELPAADRAQVRATDLATELGRPLYLWYPAMWRSMRALLAGDHTGAPALVEAFADQGARSHYRDTALVRSIQLLELGRMTGDVAAGLAAEIGGYADADPDRWVFARALVQLLGGDRDGAREGFEHYARRDFANVSTDLSRSTTLSYLAEVGAAVGAPGQCAALARELAPWAGHVVVLGSGALCLGAADHFLGLALRGAGDAVGAQAHLRAAAELNDALGAWALAARSTAQLTGKEPRT; encoded by the coding sequence ATGGAGCGGATCGAGCGTCGTGTCGTCAGCGTGGTGTTCGCAGACCTCGTTGGATTCACCGGGCTGTCCGAGAACCTCGACCCCGAGGACGTCGCCCGCGTCCAGGAGGACTACTTCGCACGCGCCGCCGAGGTCATCGAGGCCCACGGCGGGCGCACCGAGAAGTTCATCGGCGACGCCGTCATGGCCACCTTCGGCGTCCAGTCCGCCACCGACGACGACGCCGTGGCGGCCGTCCGCGCCGCCACCGGACTGGTCGAGGCAGTCCGGTCGCTCGCGACCGACGCCCTCGGCCCGCTCGACCTGCGGGTAGGGGTCAACACCGGCGAGGTCGCGGTCTCCCGCGCAGGGTCGCAGTGGCGGGTGACGGGCGACGTCGTCAACACCGCCGCCCGGCTCCAGGTCGCGGCGGAACCGGGTGAGGTGCTCCTCGGGGCGGAGACGGCGTTCGGGGTGGCGCACGCCTACGCGGTCGAGCCGGCGGGGGAACGGGTCCTGCGCGGCCGGACCGCGCCGGTGCGGGTCTTCCGGCCGGGGCCGCCCCGTCCGGTGCCGCGCGGCCTGGCGCCGCACGGTCTCCGGGCCCCCACGGTCGGCCGGGAGGAGCAGCTCGCCGGGCTGATGGAGCGGCTGGCCGCTGCCGGTGACGCGAGCACGGGCATCGTCGTCTCCGCGCCGCCCGGCGTCGGCAAGAGCCGGCTGGTCGAGGAGCTCGCGGTCCGCGTCCGGGCCGCCGGCCACACGGTGCTGGAGGCCCGGCTGCGACGCGACGGCGACGGGTACGGGGCGGTCGCCGCGCTGCTCCGCGCGGCTCTGGCCGCAACCGCCACGCCGGTGGACGACCCGGGCGCCGTCGTCGCCCGACGTCTCGAGGAGGCCGGCTTCGGGCCGGCCCACGCCCGCACCGTGGCCACCCACGTCGCCGACCTGCTGGCCGGGCGGGCGCTCGCGGCCGAGCAGACGGACCTGTTCGCCTCGTGGTCCGCGGCGCTCGCCGCCCTGGCCTCGACCGACGCACCCGGGCCGCAGGCCGGGCCGGCCCCGCTGTGGGTGGTCGAGGACGCCCACCTGGCCGGGCCGGACCTGCGCGCGTTCCTCGCCCACCTCCTCGGCCACGTCCGTGGGATGGTCGTGCTGACCTCGCGGCCGTACCCGGTGATCATCGGTGACCCGGTGCTCGGCCTGCTGCCCGTGCTGCACCTGCCGCCGCTGGCCGTCGCGGCGACGTCGGCGATGGTCGAGGCGCTCGTCGGGCGGGGCACGGTCCCCGCGCGGTACCGCGAGGGGATCCTCGCGGCGTCCGGCGGCAACCCGCTCTTCGTCGAGGAGCTGCTGCGCTCGTGGATGCTCGCCGGCGTCCTCCGGCCCGACGAGCCCGGGTGGCGCTTCACCGCCGGCCCGCAGGAGCCGGTGCTGCCCACCACCGTCCAGGCGATCTACCAGGCGCAGCTGGACCGGCTCCCCGAGGGACCGCGTGCCGTCGTCGAGGGCGGGTCGGTGCCCGGCACGACCTTCCCGGCGGGTGCGCTGGGGGTGCTCGGGATCGACGACGACGCGACCCCCGCCCTGCACCGCCTCACCGTCGTCGGGCTGCTGCACGGCCCGCACGACGGCCCGGCTGGCGGCGCCTCGTACACCTACCGCCACGCCCTGCTGCGCGACACGGCCTACGCCTCGCTCTCACGCCGGCGCCGGGCCGGGCTCCACGCGCGCTTCGCCCGCTGGGTGGGCGAGCACGGCTCCCGCGAGCTCGTCGGCGTCCACCTGGCCCTGGCCCTGGCGGCCCTGCCCGCCACCGCGACCGACCTCGACGGGCGGCCGGTGGCCGAGGTGGCCGTGGAGGCGGCTGACCTCCTCGAGCGCGCGGCGGCCGAGCACCTCGTCAGCTCACCGCAGCGAGCGGCGGAGCTGCTGGGCCGGGCCCTGGCCGTCGACGCCGCCGCTATGCCCGCGGACCGGCTGCGCCGCACCCTCGCCCACGCCGAGGCGCTGCGCCGCTCGGGCCGGCTCGAGGAGGCGCTGCGGGGGTTCCGCGACGCCGGTGTGCTGGCGCGTGCCGACGGCGCTCGTGCGCCGGCGCGTGCCGACGGCGCCGGTGCGGACGCCGCCGCGCTCGTCGAGGCCGCGCTGGGCTACGAGAACGCCCTCTTCGCCAGCCGGCTCCCCCGACCGGTGTGGGGCGAGGAGTCGCTCACGCTCCTGCGGGCGGCGCTCGACGCGCTCGCGGTCGACCCGCCGGCCGCCTCCGACGGCGGGCCCGCGGAGCACGCCGACGCCGCCGTCGACCCCCGCGTCCGCGTCCTCGCCGCCCTCGGGCGGGCGCTGGTGTACTCGGGGCGCCGGGAGGAGGGCGTCGCGGCCGGAACCCAGGCCGTCCGCCTCGCCGAGGCGGGGGACGAGCCGCGCGCCGTCGCCGAGGCCCACCTCGCCCTGCGCGCGGGTCAGGACACCCCGGCGGACCTGACCGCCCGGCTGGCGGGCATCCGCCGCGCCGTCGAGGCCGCGGAGCGCACGGGTGACGGCGAGCTGCGTCTGGAGGCGGCCCGGCTCGAGCTCGTCGACCAGCTCGAGGCCGGCGAACTGCCGGCCGCCGACCGCGCCCAGGTCCGGGCCACCGACCTCGCGACCGAGCTGGGGCGACCGCTCTACCTGTGGTACCCCGCGATGTGGCGGTCGATGCGTGCCCTCCTCGCGGGCGACCACACCGGTGCACCCGCGCTCGTGGAGGCCTTCGCCGACCAGGGAGCGCGCTCGCACTACCGCGACACCGCGCTCGTGCGCAGCATCCAGCTCCTCGAGCTCGGCCGGATGACCGGTGACGTCGCGGCGGGACTGGCGGCCGAGATCGGCGGGTATGCCGACGCCGACCCCGACCGGTGGGTCTTCGCCCGCGCGCTGGTCCAGCTCCTCGGCGGCGACCGCGACGGCGCTCGCGAGGGGTTCGAGCACTACGCCCGGCGGGACTTCGCGAACGTCTCCACCGACCTCAGCCGCAGCACGACGCTGTCCTACCTCGCCGAGGTCGGTGCCGCCGTCGGCGCCCCCGGGCAGTGCGCGGCGCTCGCCCGCGAGCTCGCGCCGTGGGCGGGCCACGTGGTCGTCCTCGGCTCCGGGGCGCTGTGCCTCGGCGCCGCGGACCACTTCCTCGGCCTCGCCCTGCGCGGTGCCGGGGACGCGGTCGGCGCCCAGGCGCACCTCCGCGCCGCCGCCGAGCTCAACGACGCGCTCGGTGCGTGGGCCCTCGCCGCACGCTCGACGGCGCAGCTCACGGGAAAGGAGCCACGGACATGA
- a CDS encoding serine/threonine-protein kinase: MENVVLAGRYELRRPLGRGGMAEVWAARDLVLGRSVAVKTVDLDAAGDPTLGDRLRREAVATAALDHPDVVTVYDAGVDGDTAYLVMELLGGHNLAAVLQEGPLTEPDALRVGSRVAGALAVAHAAGIVHRDIKPANILLDGDKVTVVDFGIAAVEHAAAAALTGPGTTLGTAEYMAPEQARAEPVTAAADMYSLGCLLTTLLAGRPPFTGDSPIAVLHQHVAEPAPRLKDLVPGVAPEVDDLVTALLEKDPAGRPTAVQAHELLAGLAERSGAVPAVGAAGAAGSVDVTDLPTGAMALVDWPETGAPAPSATPVGLTSGRPARPAPASPAAALPLGAVPVGAAPVRSVGATPDEPDTETTATGLPAYAPARAGQGRWLRFGIAAAVAAGLVTGAALATRPPADAAKTSTDLSAIEAPLGSEAPSEEPTAAPTEESATAEPELPAQPVAQTEAPVAPAPVAPAAPPAAPAEEVPAEVAPAEEPPAQVPAATEKSPGENTNPNANENANGNNGNGKG; this comes from the coding sequence GTGGAGAACGTCGTGCTCGCCGGCCGGTACGAGCTCAGGCGACCCCTCGGCCGCGGCGGCATGGCCGAGGTCTGGGCGGCGCGCGACCTCGTCCTCGGCCGTTCGGTCGCGGTCAAGACCGTCGACCTCGACGCCGCCGGTGACCCCACGCTCGGTGACCGGCTGCGCCGCGAGGCCGTGGCCACCGCGGCCCTGGACCACCCCGACGTCGTCACCGTCTACGACGCGGGCGTCGACGGCGACACCGCCTACCTCGTCATGGAGCTCCTCGGCGGGCACAACCTCGCCGCGGTCCTGCAGGAGGGTCCGCTCACCGAGCCCGACGCCCTCCGGGTGGGCTCACGGGTCGCCGGCGCGCTCGCCGTCGCCCACGCCGCCGGGATCGTCCACCGTGACATCAAGCCCGCCAACATCCTCCTCGACGGGGACAAGGTCACGGTCGTCGACTTCGGGATCGCCGCCGTCGAGCACGCCGCCGCCGCTGCCTTGACCGGCCCCGGCACCACGCTGGGCACGGCCGAGTACATGGCCCCCGAGCAGGCGCGCGCCGAACCGGTCACCGCCGCCGCGGACATGTACTCGCTCGGCTGCCTCCTCACCACCCTCCTCGCCGGCCGTCCGCCGTTCACCGGTGACTCCCCGATCGCGGTGCTGCACCAGCACGTGGCCGAGCCCGCCCCGCGCCTGAAGGACCTCGTGCCCGGCGTCGCGCCCGAGGTCGACGACCTCGTCACCGCCCTGCTCGAGAAGGACCCCGCCGGGCGCCCGACGGCGGTCCAGGCCCACGAGCTGCTCGCCGGGCTGGCCGAGCGCTCCGGCGCGGTCCCCGCCGTGGGCGCCGCCGGCGCCGCGGGGTCCGTCGACGTCACCGACCTGCCGACCGGGGCGATGGCGCTGGTGGACTGGCCCGAGACGGGCGCGCCCGCGCCGTCGGCGACCCCCGTCGGGCTCACTTCTGGACGGCCCGCCCGGCCCGCCCCGGCGTCCCCAGCCGCAGCCCTCCCGCTCGGTGCGGTCCCGGTCGGCGCGGCGCCCGTTCGGTCGGTCGGCGCGACGCCGGACGAGCCGGACACCGAGACCACGGCCACCGGTCTGCCGGCCTACGCGCCGGCCCGGGCGGGACAGGGCAGGTGGCTGCGGTTCGGCATCGCGGCCGCCGTGGCCGCAGGCCTGGTCACCGGGGCCGCGCTGGCCACCCGGCCCCCCGCCGACGCCGCGAAGACCTCCACCGACCTGTCCGCGATCGAGGCACCGCTGGGCTCCGAGGCCCCGTCGGAGGAGCCGACCGCGGCGCCGACCGAGGAGAGTGCGACGGCCGAGCCGGAGCTGCCCGCCCAGCCGGTGGCCCAGACGGAGGCGCCCGTCGCCCCGGCACCCGTCGCTCCCGCCGCGCCGCCGGCTGCCCCGGCGGAGGAGGTACCGGCGGAGGTGGCCCCGGCGGAGGAGCCCCCCGCGCAGGTCCCCGCCGCGACCGAGAAGTCTCCCGGCGAGAACACCAACCCCAACGCCAACGAGAACGCGAACGGCAACAACGGCAACGGCAAGGGCTGA
- a CDS encoding AGE family epimerase/isomerase — MTHTAHHLAWLDAERRRLLDFGLAQAPDDAGARWLDDDGVPEPGRAVHTWITARTVHVQSLGHLLGHPGSRPVAERALAGLRGTLHDDENGGWFASVAADGTPDGTKSAYAHAFVVLASSSATIAGLDGAPELLGEALETLVRFWEPEAGMHLDEWDRGFTTADPYRGINANMHAVEALLAAHDATGDRRWLDRAGIIGRNLVRLAQGNDWRIPEHFDEAWTPQLELNRDRPADPFKPYGATTGHGLEWARLLLHVGAASGTTAELVPAARSLYSRAVADGWHADGAPGFVYTTDWTGAPVVRERMHWVVAEAVGAAAALFHATGDDAYLSDYHRWWDFAAGFHIDRARGSWHHELDPANVPAGTVWPGKPDLYHAVQATLVPVLPLAPGLAAALHLQARGAL, encoded by the coding sequence GTGACCCACACCGCCCACCACCTCGCCTGGCTCGACGCCGAGCGGCGCCGCCTCCTCGACTTCGGGCTCGCCCAGGCCCCCGACGACGCCGGCGCCCGCTGGTTGGACGACGACGGCGTGCCGGAGCCCGGGAGGGCCGTCCACACATGGATCACCGCCCGCACCGTGCACGTGCAGTCCCTCGGCCACCTGCTGGGCCACCCCGGTTCGCGTCCCGTGGCCGAGCGGGCGCTAGCGGGCCTGCGCGGCACGTTGCACGACGACGAGAACGGCGGCTGGTTCGCCTCGGTCGCCGCGGACGGCACGCCGGACGGGACGAAGAGCGCGTACGCGCACGCGTTCGTCGTCCTGGCCTCGTCCTCCGCCACGATCGCCGGGCTCGACGGCGCCCCCGAGCTGCTCGGTGAGGCGCTGGAGACGCTGGTGCGCTTCTGGGAGCCCGAGGCGGGGATGCACCTCGACGAGTGGGACCGCGGCTTCACCACCGCCGACCCCTACCGCGGGATCAACGCCAACATGCACGCCGTCGAGGCCCTCCTTGCCGCCCACGACGCCACCGGCGACCGGCGCTGGCTCGACCGGGCCGGGATCATCGGCCGCAACCTCGTCCGCCTGGCGCAGGGGAACGACTGGCGCATCCCCGAGCACTTCGACGAGGCGTGGACGCCGCAGCTCGAGCTCAACCGGGACCGCCCGGCCGACCCCTTCAAGCCCTACGGGGCCACGACCGGCCACGGTCTGGAGTGGGCCCGCCTGCTGCTGCACGTCGGCGCCGCGTCCGGCACCACCGCCGAGCTGGTCCCCGCCGCGCGGTCGCTGTACTCGCGCGCCGTCGCCGACGGCTGGCACGCCGACGGCGCCCCCGGCTTCGTCTACACCACCGACTGGACCGGTGCGCCGGTCGTGCGCGAGCGCATGCACTGGGTGGTGGCCGAGGCGGTCGGCGCCGCGGCGGCCCTGTTCCACGCCACCGGCGACGACGCCTACCTCAGCGACTACCACCGGTGGTGGGACTTCGCCGCCGGCTTCCACATCGACCGCGCCCGCGGCTCGTGGCACCACGAGCTCGACCCGGCCAACGTCCCGGCGGGGACGGTGTGGCCCGGCAAGCCCGACCTCTACCACGCGGTCCAGGCCACCCTGGTCCCGGTGCTGCCGCTCGCCCCCGGCCTGGCCGCGGCGCTGCACCTGCAGGCGCGCGGGGCGCTGTGA
- a CDS encoding serine/threonine-protein kinase encodes MTVLLAGRYRLERSIGRGGMAEVHQAHDAVLGRTVAVKTVDLAAAHDPTLGERLRREARATAALAHPGIVTVYDTGVDGDTAYIVMELLPGRDLAAVLREGPLPVPEALRVGEKVAGALAAAHAAGIVHRDVKPGNVIVDGESVTVVDFGIAAVEQEAGAGLTATGTTIGTAEYMAPEQSNGGAVSAATDMYAFGCLLVAMVTGRPPFTGGHPVEVLRRHLEEVPPRLGELRPEVPADADALVEALLAKDPASRPAAADAARVLAGARSGGSAGAAAAPAGAPTAPTTVLAAGTTRAMPTAAAAAAGAAAAGAAAAGAGRSGSAGATTVRRPAERRWVGPAVVVAAVLLLLAVVAWSLRPPTGPGPEADARPTVQEQTTEGAGAEPTDAPATDAPATEAPATEAPATEAPATEPTVSATPPADTDPVTALIVALPADVDVRETLLEDWDEVLAAREKDQEQKVADKAQDLLTRADELADEGRLDPADRDALAVEVEAFLGAGVLEQDSSGRGNDRGNGGGDDENDGDD; translated from the coding sequence ATGACTGTCCTCCTCGCCGGCCGCTACCGGCTCGAGCGGTCCATCGGCCGGGGCGGTATGGCGGAGGTCCACCAGGCCCATGACGCCGTCCTCGGGCGCACGGTCGCGGTCAAGACGGTCGACCTCGCCGCCGCCCACGACCCCACCCTCGGCGAGCGCCTGCGGCGCGAGGCCCGTGCCACCGCCGCCCTGGCCCACCCGGGCATCGTCACGGTCTACGACACCGGCGTCGACGGCGACACCGCCTACATCGTCATGGAGCTTCTCCCGGGCCGCGACCTCGCCGCGGTGCTGCGCGAGGGCCCGCTGCCGGTCCCCGAGGCCCTGCGGGTGGGGGAGAAGGTGGCCGGCGCGCTCGCGGCCGCCCACGCCGCCGGGATCGTCCACCGCGACGTCAAGCCCGGCAACGTCATCGTCGACGGCGAGAGCGTGACGGTCGTCGACTTCGGCATCGCCGCCGTGGAGCAGGAGGCCGGCGCCGGGCTCACCGCCACGGGCACGACGATCGGCACCGCGGAGTACATGGCACCCGAGCAATCGAACGGCGGCGCCGTCTCCGCCGCCACCGACATGTACGCGTTCGGGTGCCTCCTCGTCGCGATGGTCACCGGCCGGCCGCCGTTCACCGGCGGGCACCCCGTCGAGGTCCTCCGCCGTCACCTCGAGGAGGTGCCGCCGCGCCTGGGTGAGCTGCGCCCGGAGGTGCCCGCCGACGCAGATGCTCTCGTCGAGGCGCTGCTCGCGAAGGACCCGGCGTCCCGGCCGGCGGCGGCCGACGCCGCCCGCGTGCTCGCCGGGGCCCGCTCCGGCGGCTCCGCCGGCGCCGCGGCGGCGCCGGCGGGAGCTCCGACCGCACCCACCACGGTGCTCGCGGCGGGAACGACGCGCGCCATGCCCACCGCCGCAGCTGCCGCCGCCGGTGCAGCCGCGGCCGGTGCAGCCGCGGCCGGTGCCGGGCGGTCCGGATCAGCCGGCGCGACGACCGTGCGCCGTCCCGCCGAGCGTCGCTGGGTCGGCCCGGCCGTCGTCGTCGCCGCGGTGCTGCTGCTCCTCGCCGTCGTCGCCTGGTCGTTGCGGCCGCCGACCGGGCCCGGCCCGGAGGCGGACGCCCGGCCGACCGTCCAGGAGCAGACGACCGAGGGCGCCGGTGCCGAGCCCACGGACGCACCCGCCACGGACGCACCCGCCACCGAGGCACCCGCCACCGAGGCACCCGCCACCGAGGCGCCCGCCACCGAGCCCACGGTGTCGGCCACCCCACCGGCCGACACCGACCCGGTCACCGCACTCATCGTCGCCCTGCCGGCGGACGTGGACGTCCGCGAGACCCTGCTCGAGGACTGGGACGAGGTGCTCGCGGCGCGGGAGAAGGACCAGGAGCAGAAGGTTGCCGACAAGGCCCAGGACCTCCTCACCCGGGCCGACGAGCTCGCCGACGAGGGCCGCCTCGACCCCGCGGACCGCGACGCGCTCGCCGTGGAGGTCGAGGCCTTCCTCGGTGCGGGGGTGCTGGAGCAGGACAGCTCGGGCCGGGGCAACGACCGCGGCAACGGCGGCGGCGACGACGAGAACGACGGCGATGACTGA
- a CDS encoding maleylpyruvate isomerase family mycothiol-dependent enzyme yields the protein MSTTGHVGRDWAAFIDLLHAAGPDVWSVPTRLEGWDVADLARHAHWGMTLEAEALELAAANTDVADADAPAGAHDADRRARGVTHDGPVETLVPALRAARKRLLAALAAAPTDPGAVAPMPYGDLPMALALHIFVMEAALHRSDLAHALGDDDRLHPGTHAAAAGVLQTLWGTLAAAAMTAPPAGTGFELRGEAVVVAAEYTPAGWAEPTRAPAVVIGGDDDAVLLAAYGRLPLTSPRLRLQGDRELALRLKEFLPGP from the coding sequence ATGAGCACCACCGGGCACGTCGGGCGGGACTGGGCGGCCTTCATCGATCTCCTCCACGCCGCCGGCCCCGACGTCTGGTCGGTCCCCACCCGCCTCGAGGGCTGGGACGTTGCCGACCTGGCCCGGCACGCCCACTGGGGGATGACCCTCGAGGCCGAGGCGCTCGAGCTCGCGGCCGCCAACACCGACGTCGCCGACGCCGACGCCCCCGCCGGCGCGCACGACGCGGACCGGCGCGCCCGCGGTGTCACCCACGACGGCCCCGTCGAGACCCTCGTGCCCGCTCTCCGCGCGGCTCGGAAGCGGCTCCTCGCCGCGCTCGCCGCCGCCCCGACCGACCCCGGCGCGGTCGCGCCGATGCCCTACGGCGACCTGCCGATGGCGCTCGCGCTGCACATCTTCGTCATGGAGGCCGCGCTGCACCGCAGCGACCTCGCGCACGCCCTCGGCGACGACGACCGGCTCCACCCGGGCACCCACGCCGCCGCCGCCGGCGTGCTGCAGACCCTGTGGGGCACGCTTGCCGCGGCCGCGATGACCGCGCCGCCCGCCGGGACCGGCTTCGAGCTGCGCGGCGAGGCCGTCGTCGTCGCGGCCGAGTACACCCCCGCCGGCTGGGCCGAGCCGACCCGGGCGCCCGCCGTCGTCATCGGCGGCGACGACGACGCCGTGCTCCTGGCCGCCTACGGACGCCTGCCGCTGACCTCCCCACGCCTGCGCCTGCAGGGCGACCGCGAGCTGGCGCTGCGGCTCAAGGAGTTCCTCCCCGGCCCCTGA
- a CDS encoding VOC family protein, with protein sequence MKVTASAVSLTVEDPAAAATFLVDHFGFTEEMAADGFSSLTRPDVGMNVVFVRVGMPTMPPDQRDVHARGQILAFVVEDLEGELARLTAEGVAITMPLTDEEWGERAFQVRDPNGIVVQLVDWQGGA encoded by the coding sequence GTGAAGGTCACCGCGTCCGCCGTCAGCCTCACCGTCGAGGACCCTGCCGCCGCCGCCACGTTCCTCGTGGACCACTTCGGCTTCACCGAGGAGATGGCCGCCGACGGGTTCTCCTCCCTCACCCGGCCCGACGTCGGCATGAACGTCGTCTTCGTCCGGGTGGGGATGCCCACGATGCCTCCCGACCAGCGCGACGTCCACGCACGGGGGCAGATCCTCGCGTTCGTCGTCGAGGACCTCGAGGGCGAGCTCGCCCGGCTGACGGCCGAGGGCGTGGCGATCACGATGCCGCTGACCGATGAGGAGTGGGGCGAGCGGGCGTTCCAGGTGCGTGACCCCAACGGGATCGTCGTCCAGCTCGTCGACTGGCAGGGCGGGGCCTGA
- the uxuA gene encoding mannonate dehydratase, which translates to MKMGFRWFGADDDGIPLSYVRQIPGVSHVVGALFDVPVGEVWPTESIEALRANVNAVGLELEVVESVNIHDDIKIGLPTRDRYIEHYRETIRRLSAAGVRVICYNFMPVLDWVRTDLRFELPDTSVAMAYDGALLSDLPEDYLASMWRAAGGVVLPGYEAERLADLRALFDAYAGVDEPRLAANLEYFLKAIMPTCEEYDVRMAIHPDDPPWPVFGLPRIVKDTADMRRIEAMHDSPYNGFTVCTGSLGANPENDLPAIIREFAGRDKVPFVHLRNIRRTADGSFHEVAHPSGEGSLDMYEIVRSLAEVGFTGYARPDHGRDIFGERGRPGYGLYDRALGISYLGGLWEAITRGAA; encoded by the coding sequence ATGAAGATGGGTTTCCGCTGGTTCGGCGCGGACGACGACGGCATCCCGCTGTCCTACGTGCGCCAGATCCCTGGGGTCAGCCACGTCGTCGGCGCGCTGTTCGACGTGCCGGTCGGGGAGGTGTGGCCCACCGAGTCGATCGAGGCGCTCCGCGCGAACGTGAACGCCGTGGGCCTGGAGCTGGAGGTGGTCGAAAGCGTCAACATCCACGACGACATCAAGATCGGGCTACCCACCCGTGACCGGTACATCGAGCACTATCGCGAAACGATCAGGCGGCTCTCCGCGGCCGGGGTCCGGGTCATCTGCTACAACTTCATGCCCGTCCTGGACTGGGTCCGCACGGACCTGCGCTTCGAGCTGCCCGACACCTCGGTGGCGATGGCCTACGACGGCGCGCTCCTGAGCGACCTCCCCGAGGACTACCTCGCGAGCATGTGGCGGGCCGCGGGCGGCGTCGTGCTGCCCGGGTACGAGGCCGAGCGCCTGGCCGACCTCCGGGCCCTGTTCGACGCCTACGCCGGGGTCGACGAGCCCCGTCTGGCCGCGAACCTGGAGTACTTCCTCAAGGCGATCATGCCGACCTGTGAGGAGTACGACGTGCGGATGGCGATCCACCCGGACGACCCGCCCTGGCCGGTCTTCGGGCTGCCCCGCATCGTCAAGGACACAGCGGACATGCGCCGGATCGAGGCGATGCACGACTCCCCGTACAACGGCTTCACCGTGTGCACCGGCTCGCTCGGCGCGAACCCGGAGAACGACCTGCCGGCGATCATCCGCGAGTTCGCAGGGCGGGACAAGGTCCCGTTCGTGCACCTCCGCAACATCAGGCGCACGGCGGACGGCAGCTTCCACGAGGTCGCCCACCCCTCGGGCGAGGGCTCGCTCGACATGTACGAGATCGTCCGCTCCCTCGCCGAGGTGGGGTTCACCGGCTACGCGCGCCCCGACCACGGCCGGGACATCTTCGGCGAGCGCGGCCGTCCCGGGTACGGCCTGTACGACCGCGCCCTCGGCATCTCCTACCTGGGCGGACTGTGGGAGGCGATCACCCGCGGCGCCGCGTAG